ctcaaccttttgcaACTAATGGCCCACCAATGACTGTTTAAAAGCATTCCGACGAACACCTTTCCAAATATGATAGTATGAACAAAGAATAACAATGTAGAATGTACAATGATATACTCCACTGTTAATCTGTTATGCCACTGTAGCAGACTAGGTCAAATCAGCTATATAGATGAAAACTGTTCTTGTAAATATTAAGACTTGGCAGGTTTACTCAGTAATGTTAACCATGACTGGTTCAGAAGCACAAGGGGAACACTCttttaacaaattaattaataatacatcCATGCTAAAATACATGTAACAATAAGTCAGACACACAAGAGGGGAAAATTCATTCACCCCAATTTACGTAATTTATCAAAAACTATTAGtgatatgtatgtatgtatgtatatatatatatatatatggtgagATTTGTGAAAAGAACAGAGGGGGATgttttgaagatttttttttttttttttaacatacacatttacctcagatttcattagatagaataCAAGCTGGGCCATACGCAGGGTGTAATTACTGAGGTCAGAAAATGTGGTTTGCTAGGGGGGTATGGGGGCATGGTCACCCGAGAAAATTTATATTTCtttggtgtacatatgtgcatttttaagatgttttaagtccaacaaattggataacaatagctttaaaaccatgtcaacaccATGCACAGATTTGAGATTTCACaacttaacttacaacagaacaacaacggtcattgctcgtagtttcttttgcgctttatttaagctataataaagtaattatgcagcgtgcgccggcgcatttgcgcatgcaattcttgagtgcgcgtTGTGAGCAGTCATGTTGATTTCAATGTTAATTTTACCAACATACCGACATAGGCTGACAACATCTAACCGcagttcaactgaagctccctcgTAGTCGCCCAACACCTTTTCCTCGCTCATTTGACTGGTGCCGGGCACTGAGGCAAAGtcggaatgcgcgtctgaaaagtgtcccgtttgttgtggtcgtaaagagacagttcagTATTTAACATAGTATAAATGCAGTGTTTTactaacaatgttttttttttttttttaaagtatcattattatttttggtatttttttggtatttttctgttggtggtttgtagGCCTAGCAAGATTTgtcaattaagaaaaaaaaaattaattcgcGGGTAGTCTAACACTGCTTACGCGGCCCcctagcaatcacccagaacaccctagcaaccgcctagcaacaccttagcaaccaccccccaagtaccttagcaaatgcctagcaacaccctagcaaccaccccggtTACCATAGCAGCCGCCTAGCAACCACtaagaacaccctagaaaccgcCCAGAACACCTAAACAATTGCctagaaacaccctagcaaccgagaattttgccactgcaagcaccattcacattttcttcaggaaaaggCCCACCGGTTGAGAATCACTGatttaaaggttagtatgatgttcctgaaacattctttcaatcattcaaacacctgctgtgaacaaacactgaaagaaagagaaataaaaacacaagcTAACTTTCTTCaaccacagccttagatgaacttaagataaaagacattaaatctctgaattCAATCTAAttcaacaactccacaaacagcattaccagattaacttattactaaccagcatgactttatttctgtcacacgtctacagaagatcttattgagaattaacagaggtttagatgtttgGTTTGAGGTCACCATCATGGAGGTCAGTGTTTGCTtcagttgagctcttgacccctGACCTTTGCATCTTTATCAGCAAtcacagattttttattttagaaaacatTTCTGCATTGATAAAGAAGATCAACATGTCTCTTTCAATAACTGTATTTAAGTGAAATAACTGTATTTTATGAATCATGTGACCATTGTTGTGTTTCATATGCCGAATGTTGATGTCTGTGAGTCTATAAATGacacaaaacaatgttttaaacagaaagataataatgacagtgttgcaaattatatttttcacATTGGTTGAGTTTGATACtggattttttaaaatcagtAATTACAGAAAAAGCCGTTGTTTAAACCATTTCAATGcagttgtttgtctgttattgaAAGAGCATTGATGATCTTCTTTGTCAATGCAGAAatgttttctaaaataaaacacCTGTGATTGCTGATAAAGAAGCGACAGTCAGGGGTCAAGAACTGAAGCGAACACTGACCTCCATGATGGTGACCTCAAGCcaaacatctaaacctctgttaattctcaataagatcttctgtagacgtgtgacagaaataaagtcaggctagttagtaataagtgaatctggtaatgctgtttgtcgagttgttgaatcagatcttcagagatttaaagggatagttcacccaaaaatgaaaatttgatgtttatctgcttacccccagcgcatccaagatgtaggtgactttttttcttgagtaaaacacaaatgaggatttttaactgcaaccgttgtcGTCTGTCAGCCAAATAATGggagtagatgggaacttcagctataagagtaaataaaacttgcttaaacaaatccaaattaaaccctgcagctcgtgacaacacattgatgtcctaaaacacgaaacgatcggtttgtgtgagaaactgaacagtatttatatcattttttacctctaaaacaccactatgtccaactccgttcaggatcggttagtgaggtctgatcgcgctctgacaacggcagtgatgtctcgcgcatatacttcaatgagcgctagacatcacttccgttgtcagagcgcgatcagacatcactaatacagtcctgaacggagttggtgttttagaggtaaaaaatgatataaatactgttcagtttcttgcacaaactgatcgtttcgtgtcttagtacatcagtgtgtcgtcactagccgcagggtttaatttggatttgtctaagcaaggtttatttacatttacaattacatttattcatttggcagacgcttttatccaaagcgacattatttactcttatagaagATGTTCCCATCCACTCCTATTATTTGAATggcagacggcaacggttggagttaaaaatcctcatttgtgttttactgaagaaaaaaagtcacctacatcttggatgcgctgggggtaaccagataaacatcacattttcatttttgggtgaactatccctttaatgtcttttatcttcagtttgTCCTTTAAATAACGTTCTACTCACATTAAGGTTCctagaatgttgaattttagatcAAATTTAAGTTGAAAGAATGTTTGAGGAACAATATAACATTCCTGAAACGTCaagaaaactggacatttttaatgttcccagaaccaacactgaatatttagagaacATTCTTATAGCTGGGATAGTAGACACAGACATATCAGTATTTGATGTCTAAAAATAGTCAGTAACAAAGTTTTTGTGTTGAATATACCTGAATTCAACAAACTGGAAAAAAGTAATTTTCTCTCTTCTGGATATACAGTATGAAGCAGTACCTGCTAATCTTCTGATGGTCTAACACAGATTGACGGATCATTTATCATGTTATTTCATGAGCATTACCAGAAATTACTTACTTTCAAAGTTCATCTCAAGGCAGTGCTCAACTTCATAGTTATCGGGTTGTCTAGGCGCCCATATTTCATAGTTCATTTTGGTTCCATCACTCCAGAGCCAAACTCCCTCCTGTGAACAGAAGAGAAAAACAGCATTGTGTTTATGTCCACAGCTTTACATGGCTTtgttttatctttatttatctAAAAGATGATTCTTCATGAACACTAACCCCACTTTAAAATTGTCAGAAATCTGAACAGAAATTAACAGAAATTATTTCACAGAAAAGGTATCAGTAAAGAATATGTGCCTCTCATGGCTGCCAATGCACTAAACTAACTGTTCTGAGGagcaaaaataaatgataaaaacacaTCTATGCTCATGCGTTTTGAAAAACGTATTACATGAGTATTAATGTAACTGTAAATGCCCAGtagcacaaaaaaataattgcatACCTCAGCAGCATCACTGCCTCCGATCCAGGTAGGTGTTGTTCCATGAGTTCCTTGTCTAACCAGCTTCTGTAGAAACGTGTACTCCCCATGACTGTGTACAGAAGCGAGGTTCCCATCATAGTCCAAACAGCTTCTCTGTAGAAGCAGAGACATGAGCAAAAAAcactatttataaaaaaatcatgtattttttattaatattccaAAATATGTGACATGCCTTCAATTACCATCTaaatactttttaatgttttatctgtgAAGTTTAAAATCTATGAAGCCAATAAAAAGACATGGTGGTGGAAAAAGAATTGGAatgggaggggaaaaaaaaatattttaaaacatttgcgttcccctgagaaacgtTCTGTTCCCTCAAAGATTTTGCTTTCTCTCACAAAGATATTTGCGTTCCCTTGCAAAACCTGTTGTAAGTTTGAACAAACACTTCCTGTTTAATTTCCCTCTGGCAGTGGTTCAGACAGCTCCATACGTGAACCGGAAACTATTGCGCTATTCGAACATAGtcggacgcttgaacattttcaGTTACTTGCTTCATTTGACAACAGACGCAAATTTGCGTCATGAGAGGTGCTCTCCCTCTCCTTTTTAAGTATGTGTCCCCGACTCTTCCActtctttctgcacacttctCTGAAAAAAACAACTTGTCAACGGGGGAAATACAGTGAATAAGATCAATTTGCCTGCTTTTGCTGGCTTGTAGTCTCGCTTGATTTAACAGCATTTTcactaaagggttagttcacccaaaaatgaaaatgatgtcattaatgactcacgctcatgtcgttccacacccgtaagaccttcattcatcttcggaacaaagtttaatatattttagatttagtccgagagctttctgtccctccattgaaaatgtatgtacgctagattgtccatgtccagaaaggtaataaaaacatcatcaaagtagtccatgtgacatcagtgggttagttagaatttgttgaagcatcgaaaatacattttggtccaaaaataacaaaaactacgactttattcagcattgtattctcttccggaatcctttccattgaattgattccattccaatcctttcatctgtcggcattggtaatgcacttttatgtCACCGTGGTTTTATTTGGCGATTAGGTCATCcgtgacatgcacacttacgcaccattttaaaaaatatagcaataccaaacaATACCAatatacaaacaatgtagaatagcttgaatacagcgtgcgtctccctcagactgtaaacgaagctctggcgcaccagataacacgtcagcagcgtcactgcggagtcgtgaacccggattgacaacagacccggaagagaagacaatgctgaataaagtcgtagtttttgttatttttggaccaaaatgtattttcgatgcttcaaaaacttctaactaacccactgatgtcacatggactactttgatgatgttttttaattaagacTGATTAAACATTTAGCAGTGCTTCAAATGAATTCAGCTCGAATTAAACAACTCGTCTATTGTTAAAAAGACGGTATGCAACGCAGGTACGTCGCTCCACTCAAAATATAGACTGTTTGTAGACATGCAGCATTCGAAGGGGTCGTCCTCTGGAACCGGCCAGTCTCTGTCCCACTCATCTTCAGAAACATTGCTGCTTTGAGACAAAAAGTCCATCTCATATCCCTCACAGGGTTTCATCAACTTAATGAGGTTTTGGTCAATTGTTTGTCTTGTTCCAACAGGTTGAAATGGTTATGTTATCACTGGGCTTTATCACCTTGTACCACACGTTTGGGGCAACTCCATCCCACTCGCTCATGTAAAAGCTTTTACCAGCGATCCCATTCAAAACGACCCCGATATAACTGTAGAAAAATGACCAATCCTTGATGGGCAAAAGCACACAAGGTGTCTGTGATGTAAATCCTCCATAGTGTAGAGTTTAACCGTACGTGATGCTTTGTTAAAAACAAAACCGCCCACGTAAACATCGGACATCAGAAATTCCTGTTTCACGAAATATTCATCTTCATGAAGAAACTTGGTCAAACGAATCCTGTGTTTTTTCTGCCGAGTGTGAGGAAGATTTTCTTCAGTTTTAATATAACTTTCAACAGAAGTTTCAGGAACTTGTGGAGTAGCCATTCTAGCATTGCAGACTGTTTCCTACAGCTTATTCAGTAGGGCCTGTAGgagttaaagggatactccacttTTTTTGGAAATAGGCTCATTTTACATCTCCCCCAAAgctaaacagttgagttttaccgtttttgaatccattcagccgatctctggttctggcggtaccactcttagcatagcttagcatagttcattgaatctgattgtaccattagcatctcactcaaaaaaaatgaccaaagagtttcgatatttttcctatttaaaacttgactcttctgtagttaaatcatgtactaagaccgacggaaaatgaaaagttgtgattttctaggccgatatggctaggacctatactctcattctggcgtaataatcaagaaactttgctgccgtaccatgagtgcagcaggagcaatgatattacgcagcgcctctcacaaacgtctccatggttacaaggcacgctccctgtgcAAACGGGGTCACAGGCgttgcgtaatatcattgctcctgctgcagccatggtgTAATAGTATGTAACAGAATGTACcagaaaaacagcaagactTGTTTAAAGCGCATGATGTGTCTTGTGACCGCAGACAGACCAGAAAgacaacatcagaatgttttcattaattttcaTATATAGTAGCTGCATGTTTGACCAAACTAAAACTGTATTTTAACAAAATTGATAACATGATTCTCTTGTTTTATCATGTATTAACTTCATATTTAACAGGCTGATAATGCTAGCATGACCCTAGAAAAATAACAGTCGTGAATTGTATAATTCAAAAATTGTGTCAGAACACATGATATGAAGATACGCTtgcttttaactttttatttaaactttaaaacaatattatcTTTTTTATGTAATACAGTATTTGATTGGTAAAACTATCTTACATATCTTACATAGTATTGGGTCATTGTCATGAGACTTTAATGGTTTCATTGTGTGAGGAACTGTTTGCAGTAAGGTAATGTGTTTGTTAAAAACATTGCAGCAAACATATTTGTCAGCATTATTATTTTGgtttactttatatttattaggaattgaaactatagaaatAAGAAAAGTAAATCATATAGATCTATGAGACATGcgttttttaaacatatttaacagcAAAGATATTTTCAAGGACAGAGTCTGATGTGGATATTGTCATGTAGGGGGTTTGGCCTGATCTTTGGTTTTTAAGCACAATTAAATATTCTCAAGAGACCCACTGATCCTGATGTCTCTGAAAGACCTCAGATGTGTAGATTCACTCCattgaaaaatgctgttttgaaaTGAACACAGTTGAAATAAATGACTGCATGTAGGGTGTTTAACACCCATGCAAAATTGTTGGGGGTCAAGTGGCAACAGACAGCCTCATCACAGAGAAGTGACTGATCTGTAAATCACCTCATCAGCCTATATCCTGAGGCCATCATTAATGATTGTTGAGGATCCCTCTGAAAATGTGTGGTGATTTTCTTAAAGATGCAACTaagagcaaaaaaaaagtcatctgtGAGTtatcaaacacacagacaccttcatgtttggattttttttttttttaatattaatattatttaatatttttaatatttctagtTAATCGTTTTAACATGCTGTTTCGTCAAAAACTTAACCCTACAGGTTATTGAACAGATCTTGTTTAAtaaaaagtatactttaggtTAAATTTAAGCAAATCATTTCTACCATTGGCATCAGATGTTATCCTGATACAAAAgaatatttgatttttattaaatctttaaagataatattttaattctaAAAGACTTTTAAGATTGTGCTTTGAAATTAATtgagcacaaaaacattcactCTGGAATGAGTTAGCTGTCTTAACACACACTGTGACAGAGACTCGTCTGTCTGACTCCACCCTCCCATCTCTCATTCCCACTGGAGTTTGTTCCTGGGAGGATCTGGAGGtgttttatgaattattttatttcattaatgctttttgttttatttttacttatttattatcattgcaaaattacatattttagcTCTCtggaaatgtatgtttttttttaatatgttttttttttttaaatgatatattaatttagcctacatttaaattgtttaaataatttttagtaacattttatattatttatatttagaataatttcaatttaaataGAGATAAGTTCCTTTTATAGAACTAACCTGAGGCATCACAGGGTCTGAATGAAATCATTGTTTCTCTGTGAAAATGCTTGGTGATTTTCATAGTGAATTATTGAAATGTTACACAATGTGGTTTGTGAGATGTTTCAGTATTATCACAGTGATGTTTGTTCACATCCTGGAGCTCCACTGTCATTTCTTTACtgttaccatatatatatatatatatatatatatatatatatatatatatatatattttatttatttatttatttatttatttatttatttatttgtttgtttgtttgtttgtttgtttgtttgtttgtttttaaactgAGGAACAAGTTTAAATGACAAGTTTAACAACAAGTTTAAATGTGATAACTGACATGTGTCACAGATGTTTACAGAGCTTAATCCAAGAATATTTTAACGTCATATCAGAAGCTGAATGTATCTTACCTCAGCTCTAGCCCATGTTTGAAGATCACTAATAAACTTGAAGCATCTGCATTCAAAGGAAGCCCATCCTTCCTTACACTCTGTTAAATGAaagttttgttatttatttatttgactaTTAATGACCTTtcatgtaattaaattaatagctttaatttaaaggtacactatgtaattTTTGGCCCTTTAccggttaaaaaacaaaaaggcaTGCAACTTTTATTTGGTTGTGCTTCAGCTTTGCATGACTGTGTAGATAAAGGTGACCCTTGACAATAGATTTACAGTGAACTCTGTTAGACAACTACATTTGGCagtttatctgttcaataaaataccttgCCCACCGGTCGAGAAGTGTAATTATCAtcgcttttacaacatttcaaatccctcaaTTCTAAAGCCGAGCTAATGTtggttcttgttttattactctgccactcccacacacacacggacaTGACGAGACACACGCGGGCAAGCAATGAATGTATGCAAGTTAAAATACgcaagtttaaaatatatatgaaaaaaacacGTTTTGGAAGGACTGATGTATTGACTCATTTAAAtgttgttaattttgaacataaaaagctacatagtgtacctttaaactACACTAAAAGcatgtttaaataaacaaaggtcttacattTTCAAAGAAACGTCATGATGCGAAAAGAAAGACATTTAAGATTTTGTACTCTTTATAGTCACTATCAGTTAGATTTTTGCTTCTAAGATGCTCTTTAGAATATTTTTAAAGcatgctggagaacatgatcatcaGCTGTACTATACATAAACACTGACAAGAGTAGAAGACAAGAGAAGCCTTACCGCTACAACGTTTATTTCCAACAGGACGCGCTtccacttaaaaaaataaagaaatatatgtttaaaacaGAACTGCTAGCAGCAGTAGTAGAAGTGCtacaactactactactatgactgataataataaatatatactaCAGATCACACAGGCAAATAAGTTGTGGTATTTTATtgtcaaaaataataatataagtaCATTCATAAGAATCAATAACTTAGGCTTATATAATGat
The window above is part of the Chanodichthys erythropterus isolate Z2021 chromosome 3, ASM2448905v1, whole genome shotgun sequence genome. Proteins encoded here:
- the LOC137016568 gene encoding galactose-specific lectin nattectin-like — translated: MAVWTVYLSICLLVALNASVEARPVGNKRCSECKEGWASFECRCFKFISDLQTWARAERSCLDYDGNLASVHSHGEYTFLQKLVRQGTHGTTPTWIGGSDAAEEGVWLWSDGTKMNYEIWAPRQPDNYEVEHCLEMNFENGNWNDRKCHEKRPYVCAY